The genomic DNA TCGTCCCGTTCGACCTGCCACGCTACCTCGAGGCGCACTTCACCAAGGTGAGCGCGCAGACGCGGCTGATGCTCGACGGCTGGATCGCCGAAGGCGCGGCCCGCGGCCTGCCCGTCACCCACCTCAGGGCGCTGCGCGCCGAGGCGGCCGCATGAGCGGCCAGGCGGCCGCGCGGGACGTCCTGGCCCTGTTCGCCACCACCCGGCCGCTGTTCACCGCGCTGGGCGACGAACGCCGGCAGGAGATCATCGTGTTCCTGCTCGAATCCGCTGCTCCGCGCAGCGTCGGCGACGTCGCCGGCCACCTGGGCCTGTCGCAGCCCGCCGTCTCGCACCATCTGAAGATCCTGCGCGACGCGGGACTGCTCACCGTCCGCCGCAACGGCGCCCAACGCCTGTACGCGCTCAACGCGGCCGACTACCCCCGCCTGCTGGCCCCGCTGCGCGACCTGACCTCCTCGATCATCGCCTGCGCCACGGCTCCCGATCCGCCGGCTCCCGCTCGCCCAGCATTACCTGGCGCGTAATCGCGCTCCCTATGTCGTCGATGGCACTGTTCCAGGTGTCGGAACACGACCTCGAAGGAGCCAGAATGACCGCCTTGACCCTCACCTCCGACCGGACCAAGTTCCTGCGCCTCGCGCTCGCCGCCGACGCCGTCGTCACGGGGGTCAACGGCCTGGCCTACCTCGCCGGCGCGGATCTGCTCAGCGACCTGCTCGGGCCCGGCGCGGGCCTGCTGCGCGGGATCGGCGCCTTCCTCCTCGTGTACGGGCTGGGGGTCGGGTTCCTGGCGAGCCGTCCCGCCATCAGCGCAGCCGGGACCAGGACCGTGATCGCGCTCAACGCGGCCTGGGCCGTGGGCAGCGTCGCCGCCGTGGTGACGGGGGCCGCCGGGTTCACCGTGGCCGGCGCGGTGTGGGCGATCCTCCAGGCGCTGGTGGTCGCGGTGTTCGCCGAACTGCAGGTGATGGGCCTGCGCAGGACCCGCTGACCTGTCGTCCGTCACACCGAACCGAAAGGACACGCACATGAACGCCGAACTGGTCGAGCGGTACGTCGCCGCCTGGAACGAGACCGACCCCGGCGCCCGCGCCAAGGCCGTCGCCGCGCTGTGGACCGAGGACGCCACCTACACCGACCCGCTGGCCGAGGTCACCGGGCACGCCGGGATCGCCGCGGTG from Nonomuraea muscovyensis includes the following:
- a CDS encoding ArsR/SmtB family transcription factor is translated as MSGQAAARDVLALFATTRPLFTALGDERRQEIIVFLLESAAPRSVGDVAGHLGLSQPAVSHHLKILRDAGLLTVRRNGAQRLYALNAADYPRLLAPLRDLTSSIIACATAPDPPAPARPALPGA